The DNA region CAGATCCTCGACGAAGTTCAAAAAGCCTACGCCGCAGGATTCATCCACGGAGACCTCTCCGAATACAACATCATGACCGACGGGGAAACCGTCTGGCTCATCGACTGGCCCCAGTGGATCCCGCCCACCCATCAGAACGCCGACGCCGTCCTCCGGCACGACCTTGAAAACGTCATCACCTACTTCGCAAAGAAATACCAGACAAACTACGACCTCGAAGAGGCGGTCGCTTTCGTAACAAAGCCATGAATCTCGTATTCGGCATCGACAAGATCACGGGTTCCGCTCATTCCTCGCCGGGCGGCCTCTACTCCCTCGTCCGGGTAGTCGACAAAAGGATCGAGTCCGAAGAACGCAGCATCACCCTCCAGCATCTCCTCCATCTCATCAATGCCGAGAAGCCGGAGATCGTCGCCTTTGCCTCGCTCCGGGAGATCGCCCCCGACACACGCTCCCTTTTTACCCTGACAGAAGCCCTGCCCTTTGGCACGAAGCTCGTTCTCATCGCCTGCATCGGGGCAAAATCCGCCCCTCTCCCGAAACTCGCCGAGCGATACAACCTCCGCTTCGACGCCTCCAACCCTATGGAACAGGCCAAGATCTCGGGTCTCATCGCCTCGTTTGGAGGCGGATACGAGATCAGGACCTTCGAAGGGGTCACGACCATCACCGTGTCGAGAGCCCGCCCGCCGATCCGCACGCACCAGAACCGGTACATCCGGCACATGCAGGGGTCTCTGATGTCGATCTCCCGCGAGATCGAGGCCGGCCTCCTTGCAAACGGTCTCATGTTTTCCTCGTCGATCTCCCGGTCGTTTCGGGGCGAGCGGATCGTGGAATTCAGCGTCACCGCTCCCCGTCACGAGGTCCCCGCGTCCTCGAAGACATCGGCCGGAGTTTCCGTCCGGGTCGCCGGCACGAGAAAGGAGGCTCCCGATTTCCTCCCTATCTCAAAGCGGCCGCCCTACTTGATCGTCGGCATCGACCCGGGCACTACCGTCGGGATCGCCGCCCTCAATCTCGACGGCGACCTGGTCCATCTCTCCAGCACCCGGGCTCTTGGTCAGGCCGAGATCATCGCGGCAATCACTGCGGTCGGAAGACCTGTTTTGATCGCGACCGACAAGGCCGAGATGCCGTTCGGGGTGGAAAAAGTCAGACGGGCCTTCTCCGCCGTGGCCTGGACTCCGGCGAAGGATGTGCTGATCAAAGAGAAGTATGATCTTGCCGAAGGCTACGACTTCGGGAACGATCACGAACGCGACTCTCTCTCGGCCGCGGTAATGGCTTACCGGAGTTATGCGAACAAGTTCGAGTCGGTCCAGAAACGCATGCCCCCGGGAACCGACATCGACATGGTCAGGGCTGGGATCATCCGCGGCCTCTCCCTCGAGCAGATCCTCGAAACCCTGAAGCATCCGGAAATTCTGCCCGAAGAGCCGGAGGTCATTGTGGAAGAGTTCGTCCCCGACGAAAAGGACGAACGCATCGCCCGGCTCGAAGAGACCGTCGCGAAACTTCGTAAACTCGCTGGAAGTTTATCCGAAGAAGTCGAGGTGAAGGACAAGGCGATCGCAGCCCTGCAGAAACGGCTTGTTTTCGAACGGGAAGAGAGGAACGCGGAGATGCTCTCAACTGAAGCGATCACCTCCCGCGACACGGAACTCGCCCAGGTGAAAAAGGCTCTCAGGAAAGAAGAGCGCCGCAGTAAGACGCTTCGGACCAGACTCGAGCGGATGAAGCATTACATCTCTCTGCAGGCAGGCGACGGCTGCACGGCGCTGAAAGTCCTCCTGCTGCTTGCGAAGGATCATGTGAAGACGCTGGACGACGAGATGGGGGTCGGCGAGGAGGATATCCTGTATGTCCTCACGATCGACGGCTGGGGTAAGACGGTGATCCGCGATCTTGCGGAGGCGAAGATCGGGGCGGTGATCCTGCCGCGGCTGACGTATCAGCGGGCAAAAAGCCAGCATCTTATCGAGGAGTTTAGAGAAGCGGACATCCCGATCCTGGACGGAGCGAACCTTTCACCCCGCGTAAAAGGAAAGATCGGCGTGGTGGACTCGGCCGCGTTCGAGGCGGCCCTTGCCGACTGGAAGACGACGCAGGATGTCTACAAGAACGAGAAGAAGATCGGTGAGATTCACGGGATGGTGAAGGAGTATCAGGTTGAGCGGGTCAAAGATGTCCTGGAGAAAGGGATCGACCCGACGCTGGTGTTCGAGGTGGACCGGGCAAAACCCGAGACGCCGGCGTCACCTCCGGTTCCTGAAAAACCGGCCACGGTTTTCAGACCAAAACCCGCTGCCCCGCCTGTGGAAAAACCTGCTCCGGCAGAAAAACCCGTGGTAAAGCCCGCAGCAAAACCCGTAGCGAAGCCGGTTCCAAAGCCGGCTCCGGCCCCGGTGCCAAAACCGGCGCCGAAAAAGGAAACCCCGAAAAAACCCGCATCCTCCAAGAAGCCTGAGAACGGATCCGCGGAGAAGATCCTCTTTGGCGTCCTCTCCGAGTACCGCGAAGAACGCAAAAAGGAGCTGAAAAAATAATGGACGACCGTTCCCTTCTTGACTCGATCCGTCATCTGATCGGCGAAGACGAGACGGCGGACGACTGCGCCGCCTTCGACCTCTTGGACGGCAGGATCCTCGTCTCCAGCACCGACATGCTGCACGAGACGACCGACTTCCCGAAAGGCATGACCGAATTCGAAAAAGGCTGGATGAGCGCCGCCGTCACGCTTTCGGATATCGCGAGCTGCGGGGCAAAACCCGTCCAGCTCCTTGTTGCCGTCGGTCTGGACGATCCATCCCGGCTTGTTCCCTTTATGGAAGGCGCCGTTTCCTGCGCAAAAACCTTCGGCGCGAAGGTTTCCGGCGGGGATATCGACAGTCATATCGAACTCACCGTTGTGACAACGGGTTTTGGGATCGTGGAAAAAACGCACTACTGCCGGCGGTCCGGTGCCCGTGCCGGCGATCTCGTCTGTATCACGGGAACACCGGGGCTTGCCATGGCGGCACTCGAAGGCGATGAACGCTACCGGAAAAATCTGCTCACCCCGATCCCGCAGGTAAAAGCCGGGCAGAAAATCGCCGCCGCCGGCGCGTCCTCGATGATGGACGTCTCAGATGGTCTTTCGATCTCTCTTTTTGATATGTCGGAGGCGTCCAACGTCGGATTCGCGCTCGAATCGGCAAAATTCAATCTCCCGGACGTCCGGGCAGGGTCCGCACGGGAGTATTATCTCTACGGCGGCGGGGACTTTGGTCTCCTTTTCTGCATATCGCGGGAGCGTTTACCGGCCCTCGATGCGGAGTACACCGTTATCGGTAAGGTCGTCGGGGAAAAAGGGGTCTGGTGCGACGGGGAGCCTGTCGAAAAGCGGGGCTATGCTCACTCCTGGTGAGCCTTCACATATCGGTGCAGCATAACGCCGTCCGTCACGATCCGTTCTCCGCCGTTTTCGTACAGCTCGAAGCCAAGATGATAGACGATCAGGTCGGCGTTTATGCGAGTCGCAAGCTCGATCAGCGCAGGAACGATCTCCGTCCCCGGACGGATCGCGTAGATCACGCCCGCCGCCTGATAAAGTGAGATCGTCGGCTCGACACAGTCGTCAACAACCGAGGGAACCGGGCCTTCGGCGTATGCGTGCACGTCCGTGCAGAGCACCGGGATGCCTGCATTCTGCACGATCTCTGCGGCCGTCGTTTTCCCGCCAAAGCCCACCTCTACTGCCGAGCGGTAATTCGCCGCGATATACCGACCGACCGCCGTCTCGATGCCGTTTCTCATAGAATAAGGTACATTTATCGCTTTGCACAAAGAAATACCTATACAAATGGGGATACATCTTTTTTGGGACAGCCGCGTTCCTGTCGGCCTGTCGCGTCCGGTTTCCGAGGAGCTGTCCGCGGTTCTCGAGATGCCCGTCTCGAGGATAGACGACGGCATTTTTCCGCTCGAGGGCTTCGACCCGGTCCGAAACCAGTATGATGCCGTGAAGGTTCTTTTAAAACTGGACATGTTCCGGAGAAGAATGCCCCAGATCTTCAAGCCGGCCGATATGGACCTGGAATTCTACAATAAATTCAATCATCTGCACGAAAAGATCCTTCTCGTGACGCCGG from Methanocorpusculum labreanum Z includes:
- a CDS encoding DUF460 domain-containing protein yields the protein MNLVFGIDKITGSAHSSPGGLYSLVRVVDKRIESEERSITLQHLLHLINAEKPEIVAFASLREIAPDTRSLFTLTEALPFGTKLVLIACIGAKSAPLPKLAERYNLRFDASNPMEQAKISGLIASFGGGYEIRTFEGVTTITVSRARPPIRTHQNRYIRHMQGSLMSISREIEAGLLANGLMFSSSISRSFRGERIVEFSVTAPRHEVPASSKTSAGVSVRVAGTRKEAPDFLPISKRPPYLIVGIDPGTTVGIAALNLDGDLVHLSSTRALGQAEIIAAITAVGRPVLIATDKAEMPFGVEKVRRAFSAVAWTPAKDVLIKEKYDLAEGYDFGNDHERDSLSAAVMAYRSYANKFESVQKRMPPGTDIDMVRAGIIRGLSLEQILETLKHPEILPEEPEVIVEEFVPDEKDERIARLEETVAKLRKLAGSLSEEVEVKDKAIAALQKRLVFEREERNAEMLSTEAITSRDTELAQVKKALRKEERRSKTLRTRLERMKHYISLQAGDGCTALKVLLLLAKDHVKTLDDEMGVGEEDILYVLTIDGWGKTVIRDLAEAKIGAVILPRLTYQRAKSQHLIEEFREADIPILDGANLSPRVKGKIGVVDSAAFEAALADWKTTQDVYKNEKKIGEIHGMVKEYQVERVKDVLEKGIDPTLVFEVDRAKPETPASPPVPEKPATVFRPKPAAPPVEKPAPAEKPVVKPAAKPVAKPVPKPAPAPVPKPAPKKETPKKPASSKKPENGSAEKILFGVLSEYREERKKELKK
- the thiL gene encoding thiamine-phosphate kinase; protein product: MDDRSLLDSIRHLIGEDETADDCAAFDLLDGRILVSSTDMLHETTDFPKGMTEFEKGWMSAAVTLSDIASCGAKPVQLLVAVGLDDPSRLVPFMEGAVSCAKTFGAKVSGGDIDSHIELTVVTTGFGIVEKTHYCRRSGARAGDLVCITGTPGLAMAALEGDERYRKNLLTPIPQVKAGQKIAAAGASSMMDVSDGLSISLFDMSEASNVGFALESAKFNLPDVRAGSAREYYLYGGGDFGLLFCISRERLPALDAEYTVIGKVVGEKGVWCDGEPVEKRGYAHSW
- a CDS encoding UPF0146 family protein, encoding MRNGIETAVGRYIAANYRSAVEVGFGGKTTAAEIVQNAGIPVLCTDVHAYAEGPVPSVVDDCVEPTISLYQAAGVIYAIRPGTEIVPALIELATRINADLIVYHLGFELYENGGERIVTDGVMLHRYVKAHQE